A genomic region of Papaver somniferum cultivar HN1 chromosome 7, ASM357369v1, whole genome shotgun sequence contains the following coding sequences:
- the LOC113295920 gene encoding uncharacterized protein LOC113295920, whose protein sequence is MLTKFNLDICFISETKQKHGKLLNSMKQLNIQKFLHVNPERASGTAGGLVMIWKNNLDVEILDSSINHINAKIQPTSGPPWLFTGYYGNSNNTQCKLNSWKFLEYTASKNSLPWLIIGDFNFMLHDFEKYSTQALDNAEANIFSNKIIDLDLNDLGSTGCPFTWTNKRTIGSDHHPIFLNTNPHWSTGKIPFKFFGPWLDHKDCKDIIFECWKRNLSGSSAFLIAIKLKEVKLKLKIWNKEVYGNIKTNIEECKQHMHWLQENYFNQDRSKALQTAMNVLREWQDIEEKFWKIKSRDQYIKLGDKNTSYFHRTTKSRLRRNKIDTIQDSSGNWIENYQDIKQCFTNHLSKMATSESPSMNTEILNLIPTVITTEDNKNLNRIPEDSEVKAILFSMAKDKAPGPDGFPPNFFQANWDIIGEDLFKMVQHFFKQIADNIAIAHEIIHHMRTRRGLKGNKGSVGINIDMAKAFDRVDWKFLHTIMVKIGFNSEWCNKIMQCISTTCTAVLQMAPLKNSLTLLEDSAHNLKDILNIFGDTSGQLINFSKSGVFFSKDTDPALMSIICKLLGVQILPTNDKIPKQTCQDMNKLQRDFFWGKNLENPTGYYPKAWTAICKPKELGGLGFMNMELFNSVMITKIGWRLEQDKDSLWYQLMDAKYLLGRNVLSMNTKAKDGDSWIWKGVL, encoded by the exons ATGCTGACCAAATTTAATCTTGATATTTGCTTCATATCTGAAACCAAACAGAAACATGGTAAACTTTTAAATTCTATGAAACAACTTAATATCCAAAAATTTTTGCATGTTAATCCTGAAAGGGCTAGTGGTACAGCTGGTGGATTAGTAATGATATGGAAGAACAATCTTGATGTTGAAATTCTAGACAGTTcaattaaccatatcaatgctAAAATACAGCCTACTAGTGGCCCTCCCTGGCTCTTCACTGGTTActatggtaattctaataatactCAGTGTAAACTAAATTCTTGGAAATTTTTGGAGTATACTGCTTCCAAGAACTCCCTCCCTTGGTTGATTATTGGTGATTTCAACTTTATGttacatgattttgaaaaatacagTACCCAAGCACTGGACAATGCTGAAGCTAATATTTTTAGTAACAAGATTATTGATCTGGATCTAAATGATTTAGGCAGCACTGGCTGCCCTTTCACTTGGACAAATAAGAGAA CTATTGGCTCTGATCACCATCCCATTTTTCTTAACACTAATCCTCACTGGAGTACTGGTAAAATCCCTTTCAAGTTCTTTGGTCCTTGGCTAGACCATAAGGATTGTAAGGATATCATCTTTGAATGTTGGAAGAGGAACTTGTCTGGTTCTAGCGCTTTTCTAATTGCTATAAAACTCAAAGAGGTCAAGCTGAAACTCAAAATCTGGAACAAAGAAGTTTATGGCAACATAAAGACAAACATTGAAGAATGTAAGCAACATATGCATTGGCTACAAGAAAATTACTTCAATCAGGACAGAAGTAAAGCCTTACAAACTGCAATGAATGTTCTCAGAGAATGGCAAGACATTGAAGAAAAATTTTGGAAAATCAAAAGCAGAGACCAATATATCAAATTGGGAGATAAGAATACAAGTTATTTCCACAGAACTACAAAAAGCAGATTAAGAAGGAACAAGATAGATACCATCCAAGATAGTTCTGGAAACTGGATTGAAAACTACCAAGACATAAAGCAATGCTTCACCAACCACTTATCAAAAATGGCTACTTCAGAATCCCCTTCTATGAATACTGAAATCCTTAACCTCATTCCTACAGTCATAACCACTGAAGATAACAAAAATCTCAATAGAATTCCTGAAGATAGTGAGGTCAAAGCTATTCTCTTCAGCATGGCCAAAGATaaagctccaggaccagatggcttCCCACCTAACTTCTTCCAAGCAAATTGGGACATTATAGGAGAGGACCTATTTAAAATggtccaacatttcttcaa ACAAATAGCTGATAATATAGCCATTGCCCATGAAattattcatcacatgagaaccaGAAGAGGTCTTAAAGGCAACAAAGGAAGTGTGGGGATCAATATTGATATggctaaagcctttgacagaGTGGACTGGAAGTTTCTTCATACAATTATGGTCAAAATTGGATTCAACTCTGAATGGTGCAACAAGATTATGCAATGCATATCCACTACTTGTACTGCTGTCCTTCAAATGGCTCCCCTGAAAAATTCTTTAACCCTACTAGAGGACTCAG CACATAATCTCAAGGATATCCTCAACATTTTTGGAGATACTTCTGGCCAACTCATCAACTTCAGCAAATCAGGAGTCTTCTTCAGCAAGGACACTGATCCAGCTCTTATGTCTATTATCTGCAAGCTGCTTGGAGTTCAAATTCTTCCTACAAATGACAA AATCCCAAAGCAAACCTGTCAAGATATGAACAAACTACAAAGAGATTTCTTCTGGGGAAAGAACCTGGAAAACCCCACAGGCTACTACCCAAAAGCCTGGACAGCCATTTGCAAACCTAAGGAGCTTGGTGGATTAGGTTTTATGAATATGGAGCTTTTCAACAGTGTcatgataacaaaaataggaTGGAGATTGGAGCAGGACAAGGATTCTCTCTGGTATCAACTGATGGATGCCAAATATTTATTGGGAAGAAATGTTCTCAGCATGAACACCAAAGCTAAAGATGGAGACTCCTGGATATGGAAAGGGGTTTTATAA